The following nucleotide sequence is from Oceaniferula flava.
TCTATTACTTCCACACTCACACATGACCCAAAACGACCTCGTTCAAAAACTCTGGAAAGTCTGCGATATCTTGCGCGACGATGGCATTAATTACTCGGACTATGTCACCGAGCTGGTGCTGCTGCTCTTCATCAAGATGGAGCATGAAAAGGCACGGGTGAACGAGAAATACCAAGAGCGCCTGCCCGAGGGATTCCGCTGGCCAAACCTCGCGGAAACCAGCGGCCTGGAGCAGCTGAACTTCTACAAGCGCCTCCTGCTTGTCCTCTCCACAGGAAAGGATGCCGACGGTAAATCCATCGCTATCGACCCCATGGTCTCCGCCATTTATGCCGAGGCCCAGACCAGCTTGCGAGAGCCGCGCCACCTCTCCGCCCTCGTACGCACCTTTGACACCCTGAACTGGTTTAGTTCTGACAAGGATGACCTCGGTGACGTCTATGAAGGTTTACTGGAGAAAAATGCCACCGAGACGAAGTCCGGAGCTGGCCAGTATTTCACCCCACGCGCATTGATTGATAGCATCGTCCGCTGCGTTAAGCCACAGGCTGGCGAAACTATCCAAGACCCCGCCGCAGGCACCGCAGGCTTCCTCATTGCCGCTGACACCTACATCAAGTCTCAGACCGATGACCTCTACGAGCTCTCTGAAAAAGACCGCAAGCGTCAACGCACCGAGTGTTACACTGGTGTGGAACTTGTCCCGGACACCCGCCGCCTTGCGCTGATGAACTGCCTGCTGCACGGCATGGAAGGAGGTTCTGAAGGCGTAGTCAGGCTGGGCAATACCCTGACCTCCATGGGCAGCTCGTTACCCAAGGTAGATATCATCCTTGCCAATCCTCCCTTCGGCACGGCCAAGG
It contains:
- a CDS encoding N-6 DNA methylase, with product MTQNDLVQKLWKVCDILRDDGINYSDYVTELVLLLFIKMEHEKARVNEKYQERLPEGFRWPNLAETSGLEQLNFYKRLLLVLSTGKDADGKSIAIDPMVSAIYAEAQTSLREPRHLSALVRTFDTLNWFSSDKDDLGDVYEGLLEKNATETKSGAGQYFTPRALIDSIVRCVKPQAGETIQDPAAGTAGFLIAADTYIKSQTDDLYELSEKDRKRQRTECYTGVELVPDTRRLALMNCLLHGMEGGSEGVVRLGNTLTSMGSSLPKVDIILANPPFGTAKGGTSGKDMRDDFTFTTSNKQLAFLQHIYRGLKPGGRAAIVLPDNVLFEDGVGAQIRADLMEKCDLHTILRLPTGIFYAQGVKTNVLFFTKGTAKDKHQEEGCTKHVWFYDLRTNAPSYGKRTPFTAKELEPFEKAYGKSPLGTSKRIDEGEEGKFRKFTREQIKERNENLDISWIRDGNTTDSADLPQPEVIADDILKNLKTALAEIEQLKEEMA